Proteins from a single region of Catenulispora acidiphila DSM 44928:
- a CDS encoding SigE family RNA polymerase sigma factor: protein MIGRLTQEELADFTAFAQARQRHLMRTAFLLSGNRQSAQDLTQTALLDLCRSWRRVRRADDVDAYAHRVLINAFRTSARRSDRERKALWRKASEAAGSPADGAAPDQSVGMRLSLLAALDRLPPKARAVVVLRYWEDLSVEATAAALGCSTGTVKSQSSRALARLRALLGDGFATTDSEHWEISYGN, encoded by the coding sequence GTGATAGGCAGGCTCACCCAAGAGGAGCTCGCGGACTTCACCGCGTTCGCCCAGGCCCGGCAACGCCACCTGATGCGGACGGCGTTCCTGCTGAGCGGCAACCGCCAATCCGCGCAGGACCTGACCCAGACGGCGCTGCTCGACCTGTGCCGCAGCTGGCGCCGGGTACGGCGCGCCGACGACGTGGACGCCTACGCCCACCGGGTCCTGATCAACGCCTTCCGGACCTCGGCACGTAGGTCGGACCGAGAGCGCAAAGCCTTGTGGCGCAAGGCTTCCGAAGCTGCCGGGTCGCCGGCCGACGGCGCGGCGCCGGACCAGTCCGTGGGCATGCGGCTGTCGCTGCTGGCAGCGCTGGACCGGCTGCCGCCGAAGGCGCGCGCCGTCGTCGTCCTGCGGTACTGGGAGGACCTCAGCGTGGAGGCGACGGCCGCCGCGCTCGGGTGCTCGACCGGCACCGTCAAGAGCCAGTCCTCGCGCGCCCTGGCCAGGCTGCGCGCGCTGCTCGGCGACGGGTTCGCCACCACTGATTCCGAGCACTGGGAGATCTCGTATGGAAACTGA
- a CDS encoding MFS transporter, with the protein MRTIINRDFTRLWYGEAVSEVGDYVFNTTLVLWIATKLGNGKSWAPVAVSGVLLSGLAATLAIAPAAGVFADRWNRKRTMLRMDAIRAVAVGGLAALAFLPAGKLPVGVWLAIIYAVVFVINAAGTFFGPSRMAVIPDVVGGPDEIARASGITQSTAALAGMIGPPLAAPLLFAGGVQWAMLINALSYVVSFTAIRPVPIPGNAPSPAAKAESGFWSEFRAVLAFFAKTRVLVVLIISACIANFGAQAMNTLDVFFATRNLHAAPKLYGLLGMAIGAGAIIGALLSTRVVRRIGTVNAVWATIGTAGVLIVAYSRQTSIWAAIPVIFLASLPIAMVNTAMEPLLIQVTPRAMLGRVFSVITPAISVTQLGSTILFGWMISSLMLHFHADVAGLHVGPIDTLFTVTGLLFVVAAIYAFVMLPRKDGVPAAEPDDEGELALV; encoded by the coding sequence ATGAGGACCATCATCAACCGGGATTTCACCCGGCTCTGGTACGGGGAAGCCGTTTCCGAGGTCGGGGACTACGTCTTCAATACGACGCTGGTCCTGTGGATAGCCACAAAGCTGGGGAACGGCAAAAGCTGGGCACCGGTCGCGGTCTCCGGCGTGCTGCTCTCGGGATTGGCAGCGACCTTGGCCATCGCCCCTGCCGCCGGGGTCTTCGCCGATCGATGGAACCGCAAACGCACCATGTTGCGCATGGACGCGATCCGGGCCGTCGCGGTCGGCGGCCTCGCCGCGCTCGCCTTCCTGCCGGCCGGCAAGCTTCCGGTCGGCGTCTGGCTCGCGATCATCTACGCTGTGGTCTTCGTCATCAACGCGGCGGGGACCTTCTTCGGTCCCTCGCGCATGGCCGTCATCCCCGACGTGGTCGGCGGTCCCGACGAGATCGCGCGGGCCTCGGGCATCACGCAGTCCACCGCCGCGCTCGCCGGGATGATCGGACCGCCGCTGGCCGCGCCGCTGTTGTTCGCCGGCGGCGTGCAGTGGGCGATGCTCATCAATGCTCTGTCTTACGTGGTGTCCTTCACCGCGATCCGGCCGGTTCCGATCCCGGGCAACGCCCCGAGCCCGGCAGCCAAGGCCGAATCAGGGTTCTGGTCCGAGTTCAGGGCCGTGCTCGCGTTCTTCGCCAAGACCCGGGTCCTGGTCGTCCTCATCATCTCGGCGTGCATCGCCAACTTCGGCGCCCAGGCCATGAACACGCTCGACGTCTTCTTCGCGACCCGGAACCTGCACGCGGCGCCCAAGCTCTACGGCCTGCTCGGCATGGCCATCGGCGCCGGAGCCATCATCGGCGCGCTGCTGTCCACCCGCGTCGTGCGGCGGATCGGCACGGTCAACGCGGTCTGGGCGACGATCGGGACGGCGGGCGTTCTCATCGTCGCCTACTCCCGGCAGACCTCGATCTGGGCCGCGATCCCGGTCATCTTCCTGGCCTCGCTGCCGATCGCCATGGTCAACACCGCCATGGAACCGCTGCTCATCCAGGTCACGCCGCGAGCGATGCTGGGCCGCGTGTTCTCGGTGATCACGCCGGCCATCAGCGTCACGCAGCTCGGCTCGACGATCCTGTTCGGCTGGATGATCAGCTCGCTCATGCTCCACTTCCACGCCGACGTGGCCGGGCTGCACGTGGGACCGATCGACACCCTGTTCACGGTCACCGGTCTGCTGTTCGTCGTCGCCGCGATCTACGCCTTCGTCATGCTGCCGCGCAAGGACGGCGTCCCCGCCGCCGAACCGGACGACGAAGGCGAACTCGCTCTCGTCTGA
- a CDS encoding cell wall-binding repeat-containing protein codes for MKRRTSSLLTAIALVSGAAASTLAVAPAQAATDSGTCASGSEKQGPISFNPSAAVAPATIGIRVAANTIDAANGCKAVLDFGDGTSTALSTDADVAHTYTNPGDYRVTLTLQWPGYSPAVESGHLLIGGAAGQAQITRIAGADRLDTAVQISQKQWLTVDPKSSWGQAQTAVIATSGTFPDALAGGPLAAYKRGPLLLTPPNAGLYGAANDEINRVVPKGRTIFILGGYAAVSASVDQQLITEGYKVQRFAGQTRFDTALQVAKFGLGDPANVVVATGTDFPDALSAGPLAAGPRATEVAGQAPQPAAIILTNGAKFFDPSTSAYVKGKLGTANCNAVTAVGGAAVHALGALAGGLCHSELSGADRYATSAKVFGEFSLTYLVGVASGTTFADALTGAAYVANVQQPLLLTDPTHLPDPIGAYFDAMGKQAGISYVDVFGGPKAITDHVYGQIADAAHSGEYNP; via the coding sequence ATGAAACGCAGAACATCCAGCCTGCTCACCGCCATCGCGCTGGTGTCGGGAGCGGCCGCCTCGACGCTGGCGGTCGCGCCGGCGCAGGCCGCGACCGACTCCGGGACGTGCGCCTCGGGCTCCGAGAAGCAGGGTCCGATCAGCTTCAACCCGTCTGCCGCGGTGGCTCCCGCGACCATCGGGATCCGCGTCGCCGCCAACACCATCGACGCGGCGAACGGCTGCAAGGCTGTGTTGGACTTCGGCGACGGCACGTCCACGGCGCTGTCGACCGACGCGGACGTGGCGCACACGTACACCAACCCCGGCGACTACCGGGTCACTTTGACGCTGCAGTGGCCGGGCTACTCCCCGGCCGTCGAGAGCGGCCACCTGCTGATCGGGGGCGCTGCCGGGCAGGCGCAGATCACGCGGATCGCCGGCGCGGACCGGCTGGACACCGCGGTGCAGATCTCGCAGAAGCAGTGGCTCACGGTCGATCCGAAGAGCAGCTGGGGTCAGGCGCAGACGGCGGTCATCGCGACCTCCGGTACCTTCCCCGACGCCCTCGCCGGCGGGCCGCTGGCCGCGTACAAGCGCGGTCCGTTGCTGCTGACCCCGCCGAACGCGGGTCTGTACGGCGCGGCCAACGACGAGATCAACCGGGTCGTGCCGAAGGGCCGCACCATCTTCATCCTCGGCGGGTACGCCGCGGTGTCGGCCTCGGTCGACCAGCAGCTGATCACCGAGGGCTACAAGGTCCAGCGCTTCGCCGGCCAGACCCGCTTCGACACCGCGCTGCAGGTCGCGAAGTTCGGCCTGGGCGACCCGGCGAACGTGGTCGTCGCCACCGGCACCGACTTCCCGGACGCCCTGTCCGCCGGTCCGCTGGCCGCCGGTCCCCGCGCCACCGAGGTCGCCGGCCAGGCGCCGCAGCCGGCCGCGATCATCCTGACCAACGGCGCGAAGTTCTTCGACCCGAGCACCTCGGCGTACGTCAAGGGCAAGCTCGGCACGGCGAACTGCAACGCGGTGACTGCTGTTGGTGGCGCTGCGGTGCACGCGTTGGGCGCGCTGGCCGGCGGCCTGTGCCACAGCGAGCTGTCCGGCGCCGACCGGTACGCGACCTCCGCGAAGGTGTTCGGCGAGTTCTCACTGACCTACCTCGTCGGCGTGGCCAGCGGCACGACCTTCGCCGACGCCCTGACCGGCGCCGCGTACGTGGCGAACGTGCAGCAGCCGCTGCTGCTGACCGACCCGACCCACCTGCCCGACCCCATCGGCGCCTACTTCGACGCCATGGGCAAGCAGGCCGGGATCTCCTACGTCGACGTCTTCGGCGGCCCGAAGGCGATCACCGACCACGTGTACGGGCAGATCGCGGACGCGGCGCACAGCGGGGAGTACAACCCGTGA
- the hutI gene encoding imidazolonepropionase, whose amino-acid sequence MGSSVTSTLLTGIAELTTHADSGGLADSTVADAAMVVVDGRVAWTGPGAGAPDADERVELGGRAVIPGFVDSHAHLVFAGDRAQEFAARMTGAPYSAGGIRTTVAATRGASDDVLRSNLRRLVGEMLRQGTTTVECKSGYGLTVEDEARALRLAREQVEAVTYLGAHVVPAEYKDRAGEYVDLVKGPMLDACAPYADFADVFCERGAFDEEQTREILTAARAKGLDLRLHANQLGNGPGVQLAVEFGAASADHCTFLDDKDIDALAGSQTIATLLPGVEFSTRSPYPDARRLLDAGATVAIATDCNPGSCYTNSMPFCIAVAVRDMHMSPAEALWAATVGGAKALRRDDVGHLGVGARADFAVLDAPSYLHLAYRPGVPLVHRVWKNGTPVAG is encoded by the coding sequence ATGGGAAGCAGCGTGACCAGTACTCTCCTCACCGGCATTGCCGAGCTCACTACTCACGCCGATTCCGGTGGCTTGGCCGACTCGACCGTTGCCGATGCCGCCATGGTCGTTGTTGATGGGCGGGTTGCGTGGACGGGTCCGGGGGCGGGGGCTCCGGATGCTGATGAGCGCGTGGAGCTTGGGGGGCGGGCGGTGATTCCTGGGTTCGTTGACAGCCATGCTCATCTGGTGTTTGCCGGGGATCGGGCGCAGGAGTTTGCTGCGCGGATGACTGGGGCGCCGTACAGTGCCGGCGGGATTCGTACGACTGTCGCTGCCACGCGTGGTGCGTCGGATGATGTGCTGCGCAGTAATCTGCGGCGGCTTGTCGGGGAGATGTTGCGGCAGGGGACGACGACCGTTGAGTGCAAGTCGGGGTATGGGCTCACGGTTGAGGATGAGGCGCGGGCGTTGCGGCTGGCGCGTGAGCAGGTCGAGGCGGTGACGTACCTCGGTGCGCATGTTGTGCCGGCCGAGTACAAGGATCGGGCTGGGGAGTACGTCGATCTGGTCAAGGGTCCGATGCTAGATGCCTGTGCGCCGTATGCCGACTTCGCCGATGTGTTCTGCGAGCGCGGGGCGTTCGATGAGGAGCAGACGCGCGAGATTCTGACCGCTGCTCGGGCCAAGGGGCTGGATCTGCGGTTGCATGCCAACCAGCTCGGCAATGGGCCTGGCGTGCAGCTCGCTGTCGAGTTCGGCGCGGCGTCGGCGGATCACTGCACGTTCCTGGACGACAAGGACATCGACGCGTTGGCTGGATCACAGACTATTGCGACGCTGCTGCCGGGGGTGGAGTTCTCGACGCGCTCGCCGTACCCGGACGCGCGCCGGCTGCTGGATGCCGGGGCGACCGTCGCCATCGCCACTGACTGCAACCCAGGGTCCTGCTACACGAATTCGATGCCGTTCTGCATCGCCGTGGCGGTCAGGGACATGCACATGTCGCCGGCCGAGGCGCTGTGGGCCGCGACAGTCGGTGGGGCAAAGGCACTGCGCCGCGATGATGTCGGCCACCTGGGCGTCGGTGCCCGCGCGGACTTCGCTGTGCTGGACGCGCCGAGCTATCTCCACCTCGCCTATCGGCCGGGCGTCCCGCTTGTCCACAGGGTGTGGAAAAACGGGACGCCGGTCGCCGGGTAG
- a CDS encoding formimidoylglutamate deiminase, with protein sequence MTSSENPQTATTIPATTPSPNGGAASAGADRRAFWCELAWINGEIKSKVLIEVAGGQISAVTCGVKPRPQNAEKLTGLTIPGLANVHSHAFHRALRGRTQIESGTFWTWRERMYAAAAHLDPDSYRELATAVFAEMALAGVTAVGEFHYVHHSPKGGLYQDPNAMGHALTEAAEAAGIRITLLDTCYLSGGFDNELNDVQRRFSDGDAGRWAERVEALRKAYAGSDTVRIGAAVHSVRAVPVDQLSPVVAFAAENEMPLHVHLSEQRAENDACLARHHKTPTELLHAHGALGPRTTAVHATHLSQMDIDLLGTSATAVCMCPTTERDLADGIGPAHAVHLAGSPVNLGTDSHAMIDLFEEARAVELDERLRTERRGHWLASELLQAATTDGHASLGWPTTGRLQPGTPADFTTIALDTVRLAGVQPAHAAESVIFAATAADVRHVVVAGKFTVRDHQHMLVDDVPGRLAATIGAIFK encoded by the coding sequence GTGACTTCCTCCGAGAACCCGCAGACCGCGACCACGATCCCGGCCACTACTCCCTCCCCGAACGGCGGCGCCGCCAGCGCCGGCGCCGACCGGCGCGCGTTCTGGTGCGAACTCGCCTGGATCAACGGCGAGATCAAGAGCAAGGTCCTCATCGAGGTCGCCGGCGGGCAGATCTCCGCGGTCACCTGCGGCGTGAAACCCCGCCCCCAGAACGCCGAGAAACTGACCGGCCTGACCATCCCGGGCCTGGCGAACGTCCACTCCCACGCCTTCCACCGAGCCCTGCGCGGCCGCACCCAGATCGAGTCCGGCACCTTCTGGACCTGGCGCGAACGCATGTACGCCGCCGCCGCGCACCTGGACCCGGACTCCTACCGCGAACTGGCCACCGCGGTCTTCGCGGAGATGGCACTGGCCGGCGTCACAGCCGTCGGGGAGTTCCACTACGTACACCACTCGCCCAAGGGCGGCCTGTATCAGGACCCGAACGCCATGGGCCACGCCCTGACCGAGGCCGCCGAGGCCGCGGGCATCCGCATCACCCTGCTGGACACGTGCTACCTGTCCGGCGGCTTCGACAACGAACTGAACGACGTCCAGCGGCGCTTCTCCGACGGCGACGCCGGCCGCTGGGCCGAACGCGTCGAGGCACTCCGCAAGGCTTATGCGGGCTCTGACACGGTACGCATCGGCGCGGCGGTGCACAGCGTCCGCGCCGTCCCCGTCGATCAGCTCTCCCCGGTGGTGGCCTTCGCGGCGGAGAACGAAATGCCCCTGCACGTCCACCTGTCCGAGCAGCGCGCGGAGAACGACGCCTGCCTGGCCCGCCACCACAAGACCCCCACCGAACTCCTGCACGCCCACGGCGCCCTCGGCCCGCGCACCACCGCCGTCCACGCCACACACCTGTCCCAAATGGACATCGACCTCCTCGGCACCTCCGCCACGGCGGTCTGCATGTGCCCCACCACCGAACGCGACCTGGCCGACGGCATCGGCCCAGCCCACGCAGTCCACCTCGCAGGCTCCCCCGTCAACCTGGGCACCGACTCCCACGCCATGATCGACCTCTTCGAAGAAGCCCGAGCCGTAGAACTCGACGAACGCCTCCGCACCGAACGCCGAGGCCACTGGCTAGCCTCCGAACTCCTCCAAGCCGCCACCACCGACGGCCACGCCTCCCTAGGCTGGCCCACCACAGGCCGCCTGCAACCCGGCACCCCCGCCGACTTCACCACCATCGCCCTCGACACCGTCCGCCTAGCCGGCGTCCAACCCGCCCACGCCGCCGAATCAGTGATCTTCGCCGCCACCGCCGCCGACGTCCGCCACGTCGTGGTCGCCGGTAAGTTCACGGTCCGCGACCATCAGCACATGCTGGTCGACGACGTGCCGGGACGCCTGGCCGCGACGATCGGGGCGATCTTCAAGTAG
- a CDS encoding allantoate amidohydrolase — MWRSLLPLGLNSDTGGYRRFAWNTADLACRDWFRSEAAARGLEVETDRNGNLWAWWGPKGPGAIVTGSHLDSVPDGGAFDGPLGVVSSFAAVDVLRARGFTPAKPFAVACFSDEEGARFGIACAGSRLMTGALSAEKARGLCDLDGVTMASAMEQAGQDPATLGRDDERLEGIAAYVELHVEQGKALAFTESPVAVASAIWPHSRWRFEFAGEANHAGTTRLEDRRDPMLTYANAVLAARKKAKLGGAVATFGRLVVEPNGTNAIPSRVRAWLDVRAPADEILAAVTEEIIKAADERAGRDGTVLSTERESHTPVVEFDDVLRNRLAGSLRQTFGAVPVLPTGAGHDAGILAAAVPTAMLYVRNPTGVSHAPGEHADDRDCLAGVTALADVLQELCQ, encoded by the coding sequence ATGTGGCGCTCGCTTCTGCCCCTCGGCCTGAACTCCGACACCGGCGGCTACCGCCGTTTCGCTTGGAACACCGCGGATCTGGCGTGCCGCGACTGGTTCCGCTCCGAGGCCGCCGCGCGCGGCTTGGAGGTGGAGACCGACCGCAACGGCAACCTGTGGGCGTGGTGGGGACCGAAGGGTCCCGGCGCGATCGTCACCGGTTCGCACTTGGACTCGGTGCCCGACGGCGGTGCTTTCGACGGGCCGCTCGGCGTGGTGTCGTCGTTCGCGGCGGTCGACGTGTTGCGTGCTCGCGGATTCACTCCGGCCAAGCCTTTCGCAGTGGCCTGTTTCTCGGACGAGGAAGGCGCGCGATTCGGTATTGCCTGCGCGGGGTCTCGCTTGATGACGGGCGCGCTGTCCGCTGAGAAGGCGCGCGGTCTGTGCGATCTGGACGGCGTCACGATGGCGTCGGCGATGGAGCAGGCGGGACAGGACCCTGCGACGCTCGGGCGCGACGACGAGCGGTTGGAAGGCATCGCCGCCTACGTCGAGCTGCACGTCGAGCAGGGCAAGGCGCTGGCCTTCACCGAGTCGCCGGTCGCGGTGGCCTCGGCGATCTGGCCGCACAGCCGCTGGCGCTTCGAGTTCGCCGGCGAGGCCAACCACGCCGGGACCACCCGGCTGGAGGATCGGCGCGACCCGATGCTCACGTATGCCAACGCGGTGCTGGCAGCCCGGAAGAAGGCGAAGCTCGGCGGGGCGGTTGCGACGTTCGGGCGACTGGTCGTCGAGCCCAACGGCACGAACGCCATCCCTTCGCGAGTGCGCGCCTGGCTGGACGTTCGGGCCCCGGCCGATGAGATCCTGGCAGCCGTGACCGAGGAGATCATCAAAGCCGCCGACGAGCGGGCCGGCCGGGACGGCACGGTTCTGAGCACCGAAAGGGAGTCGCACACGCCGGTCGTGGAATTCGACGACGTTTTGAGGAACCGTCTGGCGGGCAGTCTTCGTCAAACGTTCGGCGCCGTCCCCGTGCTGCCGACTGGTGCGGGGCACGACGCCGGAATCCTGGCGGCGGCCGTACCGACCGCGATGCTGTACGTCCGCAACCCCACCGGCGTGTCCCACGCGCCCGGCGAGCACGCGGACGACCGCGACTGCCTGGCCGGGGTGACCGCACTCGCCGACGTGTTGCAGGAGCTGTGCCAGTGA
- the hutU gene encoding urocanate hydratase, with protein sequence MTATSGPRPVRAARGTSITAQGWQQEAALRMLMNNLDPEVAEHPDELVVYGGTGKAARNWPSFDAMVRTLQTLKNDETMLVQSGKPVGVMQTHEWAPRVLLANSNLVGDWANWEEFRRLDALGLTMYGQMTAGSWIYIGTQGILQGTYETFAAVAAKKFNDTLAGTITLTAGLGGMGGAQPLAVTMNGGVAICVDCDERSIDRRVEHRYLDVKANSLDHALQLATEARDKREALSIGVLGNAAELVPRLLAMDAPIDIVTDQTSAHDPLAYLPLGMDFHDMKQFAKDKPAEFTQRARESMAKHVEAMVGFQDKGAEVFDYGNSIRGEAQLAGYTRAFDFPGFVPAYIRPLFCEGKGPFRWAALSGEASDIAKTDKAILELFPENESLARWIKMAGERVHFQGLPARICWLGYGERDKAGARFNDMVADGTLAAPIVIGRDHLDAGSVASPYRETEAMADGSDAIADWPLLNAMVNVASGASWVSIHHGGGVGMGRSIHAGQVTVADGTKLAGEKVRRVLTNDPGMGVIRHVDAGYDRADEVADERGVRVPMREGDA encoded by the coding sequence ATGACCGCGACCAGTGGTCCGCGCCCGGTCCGCGCCGCCCGCGGCACGAGCATCACCGCGCAGGGCTGGCAGCAGGAAGCCGCTCTGCGGATGCTGATGAACAACCTCGACCCGGAGGTCGCCGAGCACCCCGACGAACTGGTCGTCTACGGCGGCACCGGCAAGGCGGCGCGCAACTGGCCGTCCTTCGACGCGATGGTGCGCACCCTGCAGACGCTGAAGAACGACGAGACGATGCTGGTGCAGTCCGGCAAGCCGGTCGGCGTCATGCAGACCCACGAGTGGGCGCCGCGCGTTCTGCTCGCCAACTCCAACCTGGTCGGCGACTGGGCGAACTGGGAGGAGTTCCGGCGCCTGGACGCCTTGGGCCTGACCATGTACGGGCAGATGACCGCCGGCTCCTGGATCTACATCGGCACGCAGGGCATCTTGCAGGGTACGTACGAGACGTTCGCCGCAGTCGCCGCCAAGAAGTTCAACGACACCCTGGCCGGGACCATCACCCTGACCGCGGGTCTGGGCGGCATGGGCGGCGCGCAGCCGCTGGCCGTCACCATGAACGGCGGCGTGGCGATCTGCGTCGACTGCGACGAGCGCTCCATCGACCGCCGCGTCGAGCACCGCTACCTGGATGTGAAGGCGAACTCGCTGGACCACGCGCTGCAGTTGGCCACTGAGGCCCGCGACAAGCGCGAGGCGCTGTCGATCGGCGTCCTGGGCAACGCCGCCGAGCTGGTCCCGCGGCTGCTGGCGATGGACGCGCCGATCGACATCGTCACCGACCAGACCTCGGCGCACGACCCGCTGGCGTACCTGCCGCTGGGCATGGACTTCCACGACATGAAGCAGTTCGCGAAGGACAAGCCGGCCGAGTTCACGCAGCGGGCGCGCGAATCGATGGCCAAGCACGTCGAGGCGATGGTCGGCTTCCAGGACAAGGGCGCCGAGGTCTTCGACTACGGCAACTCCATCCGCGGCGAGGCGCAGCTGGCCGGATACACGCGCGCCTTCGACTTCCCCGGCTTCGTGCCGGCGTATATCCGTCCCCTGTTCTGCGAGGGCAAGGGCCCGTTCCGCTGGGCCGCGCTGTCGGGTGAGGCATCCGACATCGCGAAGACGGACAAGGCGATTCTGGAGCTGTTCCCGGAGAACGAGTCGCTGGCGCGCTGGATCAAGATGGCCGGCGAGCGCGTGCACTTCCAGGGTCTGCCGGCGCGCATCTGCTGGCTCGGCTACGGCGAGCGCGACAAGGCCGGCGCGCGTTTCAACGACATGGTCGCCGACGGCACGCTGGCCGCGCCGATCGTCATCGGGCGCGACCACCTGGACGCCGGGTCCGTGGCCTCGCCGTACCGCGAGACCGAGGCGATGGCCGACGGCTCCGACGCGATCGCGGACTGGCCGCTGCTGAACGCGATGGTGAACGTCGCCTCCGGCGCCTCGTGGGTGTCGATCCACCACGGCGGCGGCGTCGGCATGGGCCGCTCGATCCACGCCGGGCAGGTGACCGTCGCCGACGGCACGAAGCTGGCCGGGGAGAAGGTCCGCAGGGTTCTGACCAACGACCCGGGCATGGGGGTGATCCGGCACGTGGACGCCGGGTACGACCGTGCCGACGAGGTCGCCGACGAGCGTGGTGTACGCGTGCCGATGCGTGAAGGTGACGCGTAA
- the hutH gene encoding histidine ammonia-lyase → MSQVVVIGEADLTFGDVVAVARDGARVELSATSLKALAEGRAVVDRLAAAPTPAYGISTGFGALATRHIDPEMRAQLQRSLIRSHAAGMGPLVEPEVIRALTLMRLKTLATGHTGVRPVVAETMAALLNSGVTPAVREYGSLGCSGDLAPLSHVALVLMGEGEVVGADGVSAVAAGPVLAEHGIEPLELAPKEGLALINGTDGMLGMLILALGDLTELVKVADISAAMSVEALLGTDKVFRPELQAIRPHPGQAASAANLVKVLDGSPIMESHREPNECTRVQDAYSLRCAPQVAGATRDTMAHAATVAERELASIVDNPVVLLADGRVESNGNFHGAPVAMVLDFLAIAAADLGSIAERRTDRMLDVARSHGLPPFLADDPGVDSGLMIAQYTQAALVSENKRLAVPASVDSIPSSAMQEDHVSMGWSAARKLRTAVDNLRRILAVELVAAARALELRAPLQPAAGTGAAVRALREAGVGGPGPDRFLSPELRAAEDALKSGAVVAAVETAVGPLN, encoded by the coding sequence ATGAGCCAGGTAGTGGTGATCGGTGAGGCGGATCTCACTTTCGGTGACGTTGTCGCCGTGGCCCGGGACGGTGCCCGCGTCGAATTGTCCGCGACGTCGCTGAAGGCGCTGGCCGAGGGGCGCGCCGTGGTGGACCGGCTGGCCGCCGCGCCGACCCCGGCCTACGGCATCTCCACCGGCTTCGGCGCGCTGGCCACCCGGCACATCGATCCGGAGATGCGCGCGCAGCTGCAGCGCTCCCTGATCCGCTCGCACGCCGCCGGCATGGGCCCGCTGGTCGAGCCCGAGGTGATCCGCGCGCTCACCCTCATGCGGCTGAAGACGCTGGCCACCGGGCACACCGGCGTGCGCCCCGTGGTCGCCGAGACCATGGCCGCGCTGCTGAACTCCGGCGTCACCCCGGCCGTGCGCGAGTACGGCTCGCTGGGCTGTTCCGGCGACCTGGCGCCGCTGTCGCACGTCGCCCTGGTGCTCATGGGCGAGGGCGAGGTTGTCGGGGCGGACGGGGTTTCTGCGGTCGCCGCAGGACCGGTCCTGGCCGAGCACGGCATCGAGCCGCTGGAGCTGGCGCCCAAGGAGGGCCTGGCGCTGATCAACGGCACCGACGGCATGCTCGGCATGCTGATCCTGGCTCTTGGCGACCTGACCGAGCTGGTGAAGGTCGCGGACATCTCCGCGGCGATGTCGGTCGAGGCGCTGCTGGGCACGGACAAGGTGTTCCGCCCCGAACTGCAGGCCATCCGCCCGCATCCGGGTCAGGCCGCTTCCGCCGCGAACCTGGTGAAGGTGCTCGACGGCTCGCCGATCATGGAGTCGCACCGCGAGCCCAACGAGTGCACCCGCGTCCAGGACGCCTACTCGCTGCGCTGCGCCCCGCAGGTCGCCGGCGCCACGCGGGACACCATGGCGCACGCCGCGACGGTCGCCGAGCGCGAACTCGCCTCGATCGTCGACAACCCGGTGGTGCTGCTGGCCGACGGCCGCGTGGAGTCCAACGGCAACTTCCACGGCGCCCCGGTCGCGATGGTCCTGGACTTCCTCGCCATCGCCGCCGCCGACCTCGGCTCCATCGCCGAGCGCCGCACCGACCGCATGCTCGACGTCGCGCGCTCGCACGGCCTGCCGCCGTTCCTCGCCGACGACCCGGGCGTCGACAGCGGCCTGATGATCGCGCAGTACACGCAGGCCGCTTTGGTCAGCGAGAACAAGCGGCTGGCGGTCCCGGCGTCGGTGGACTCGATCCCGTCCTCGGCGATGCAGGAGGACCACGTCTCCATGGGCTGGTCGGCGGCGCGCAAGCTGCGCACCGCCGTGGACAACCTGCGGCGCATCCTGGCCGTCGAGCTGGTCGCCGCCGCGCGGGCGCTGGAACTGCGCGCGCCGCTGCAGCCCGCCGCCGGGACCGGCGCGGCTGTCAGGGCCCTGCGGGAGGCCGGCGTCGGCGGCCCGGGCCCGGACCGCTTCCTGTCGCCGGAGCTGCGCGCCGCCGAGGACGCGCTGAAGTCCGGCGCGGTGGTCGCGGCCGTCGAGACGGCCGTGGGTCCGCTGAACTGA